The Nocardia sp. NBC_01329 sequence ACACGGCCTCCAGCACCCCCGATACCAACAGGATGAACCAGGACATGACGAACCCTTCCGAGTCAGTCTTGTCGCGATGCGGGTACTGCTCCCTCGTCCGCGAGCCCGATCACCGGGCTCCACAGCGATAACGAACGGGGTCCGCTCGGGATTCCCGGTGGTGAGCGGAACCACCACGATCATCGGCCGGCCCGCGCCGACGCCCGGTCGTCGGCCGGGACCCGCGGTGCGGGCCGAATCCCGGCGCGTTCCCGGACGGCGCGCGGATCGTCGGCCAGGCGCCGGCCCGCCGGCATCCGGCGTAGCTCCGGATGCAGCCGGTGGTCTCCGTGTCGGTCAGGCCGGGTTATCACCATCGGCTGCCGCGGGAGGGTGCTGTTCGCTGTCGGAGGTTTCGCCGGCCAGTACCGCTCCGAGACGCGCTCGCTGCGGGGATCTGGTCACCGCTTCCTCGAGGATCGCGAGGATCTCTGCTTCCGTGCTGTGTCCGTGTTTGTCCGCGCGAATCCGCAGGGCGCGGTACACCGCGTCCGGTACATGTCGAACAGATAGCGTCACCATGGTGGGCGTCTTTCGTCGACAGGGGTCGGTTCCCCGATTATATTTCCCGCTCCGGCAAACTTCCGGCGTCG is a genomic window containing:
- a CDS encoding FitA-like ribbon-helix-helix domain-containing protein — protein: MVTLSVRHVPDAVYRALRIRADKHGHSTEAEILAILEEAVTRSPQRARLGAVLAGETSDSEQHPPAAADGDNPA